In Bufo gargarizans isolate SCDJY-AF-19 chromosome 6, ASM1485885v1, whole genome shotgun sequence, a single genomic region encodes these proteins:
- the LOC122941993 gene encoding LOW QUALITY PROTEIN: olfactory receptor 11L1-like (The sequence of the model RefSeq protein was modified relative to this genomic sequence to represent the inferred CDS: inserted 2 bases in 1 codon): protein MNQTRVTEFILLAFGNLHSFNIVLFILFLIIFIFTVIGNIMLIVLFSVNTKLQSPMYYLLXSDLLISSNIVPNMLDAILLGGKKMSYIACITQLYFFSGSTFTECFLLSVMSYDRYLAICNPLRYSSIMDFKLQICLSLWPWLLGLTLNLKGVLPISNFNFCHDNIIDHFFCDISPLQKLSCSDTSLVELEVFLFSMPIFIFPCGFIIVTYVYIFHTILKISSTTGKQKTFSTCSSHLIVVVTFYGTLIAKYMIPSVGHSSLINKIISLLHTLFTPLFNPVIYSLRNQDIKAALRNMIGQ, encoded by the exons ATGAACCAGACAAGAGTGACGGAATTCATTCTTTTAGCTTTCGGAAACCTTCACAGCTTTAATATTGTGTTATTTATTTTGTTcttgatcatttttatttttacagttatAGGAAACATTATGCTCATTGTCCTTTTTTCAGTCAACACCAAGCTCCAGTCCCCCATGTATTATTTGCT TTCTGATCTCTTGATTTCATCCAACATTGTTCCCAACATGCTTGATGCAATTTTGTTGGGAGGGAAAAAAATGAGTTACATCGCCTGTATCACCCAATTATACTTCTTTAGCGGTTCAACCTTTACAGAATGTTTCCTTCTTTCTGTAATGTCCTATGATCGTTACTTGGCCATCTGCAACCCCTTACGATACTCTAGTATCATGGACTTCAAGCTCCAGATCTGTCTGTCACTGTGGCCATGGTTGTTGGGTCTTACTCTTAATCTTAAAGGAGTCTTGCCTATAtcaaattttaatttttgtcatgACAATATCATTGACCATTTCTTCTGTGACATTTCTCCTCTTCAGAAGCTTTCTTGTTCAGACACTTCTCTGGTAGAACTGGAAGTCTTTCTGTTTTCTATGCCAATATTTATATTTCCTTGTGGCTTTATCATTGTTACCTATGTGTATATATTCCACACGATACTCAAGATATCATCTACAACTGGCAAACAAAAAACCTTCTCTACCTGCAGTTCTCATCTTATTGTCGTGGTCACATTTTATGGGACACTAATAGCCAAATACATGATCCCATCTGTAGGACATTCCTCACTCATCAATAAAATTATTTCCCTATTACATACTTTATTTACCCCCTTGTTTAACCCTGTAATATATAGCCTCAGAAACCAAGACATAAAGGCAGCATTAAGAAATATGATTGGTCAATAA